The following are from one region of the Strix uralensis isolate ZFMK-TIS-50842 chromosome 4, bStrUra1, whole genome shotgun sequence genome:
- the PPM1K gene encoding protein phosphatase Mn(2+)-dependent 1K — MSTATLINLVRNGGYQVRRRALLTSRLLQEEKRPTAACYSSTSERRASRFDPDGSGRPTTWDTFGIWDNRIDEPILLPPSIKYGKPIPKVSLANVGCTSHIGKRKENEDRFDYAQLTEDVLYFAVYDGHGGAAAADFCHKYMEKYIKEFLAEEENLENVLNKAFLEINKAYERHAHLSADATLMNSGTTATVALLRDGIELVVASVGDSRALLCRKGKAMKLTIDHTPERKEEKERIRKCGGFVAWNSLGQPHVNGRLAMTRSIGDLDLKNSGVIAQPETKRVQLHHADDSFLVLTTDGINFMVNSQEICDFIKQCHDPAEAAHVVTEQAIQFGTEDNSTVVIVPFGAWGKYKNSEINFSFSRSFASSGRWA, encoded by the exons ATGTCAACAGCTACTTTAATTAATTTGGTACGAAACGGAGGGTATCAAGTCAGAAGGAGAGCTCTGCTGACGTCCCGCCTCTTGCAAGAGGAGAAGCGTCCGACAGCCGCCTGCTACAGCTCCACCTCCGAGCGCCGCGCTTCCCGCTTCGATCCAGACGGCAGCGGGCGACCTACCACATGGGACACCTTCGGCATCTGGGACAACCGCATTGACGAACCTATTCTCCTTCCACCCAGCATAAAGTATGGGAAGCCGATTCCCAAAGTCAGCCTGGCCAACGTGGGCTGCACCAGCCATATCGGGAAGCGTAAGGAGAACGAAGACCGGTTTGATTATGCTCAGCTGACGGAGGACGTCCTGTACTTCGCAGTGTACGATGGGCATGgcggggcagcagcagcagacttcTGTCACAAgtacatggaaaaatatattaa AGAATTTCTTGCTGAGGAGGAGaacttggaaaatgttttgaacaAAGCTTTTCTAGAAATAAACAAAGCCTATGAAAGGCATGCTCATCTGTCTGCTGACG CAACTCTGATGAACTCTGGGACCACTGCAACAGTGGCTCTGCTCCGGGATGGTATTGAGCTGGTTGTGGCAAGTGTGGGAGACAGTCGTGCTCTGCTGTGTCGAAAGGGAAAGGCCATGAAACTCACCATTGACCATACTCcggagagaaaagaggagaaggaaag GATTAGGAAGTGCGGTGGCTTCGTTGCCTGGAACAGTTTGGGACAACCTCATGTGAATGGTAGACTTGCAATGACGCGGAGCATAGGAGATTTGGATCTTAAAAACAGTGGTGTCATAGCCCAGCCAGAAACAAAAAGGGTTCAG TTGCATCATGCAGATGACAGCTTCCTGGTCCTTACTACGGACGGTATTAACTTCATGGTGAACAGTCAGGAGATCTGTGACTTCATTAAACAGTGCCATGATCCTGCTGAGGCTGCCCACGTTGTTACTGAGCAG GCGATACAGTTTGGCACTGAAGACAACAGCACTGTTGTCATAGTGCCGTTTGGAGCGTGGGGAAAGTACAAAAACAGTGAGATCAACTTCTCCTTCAGCCGCAGTTTTGCTTCCAGCGGGAGGTGGGCGTGA